A genomic segment from Bradyrhizobium sp. ISRA430 encodes:
- a CDS encoding MarR family winged helix-turn-helix transcriptional regulator, whose protein sequence is MMKAVATAADTAERVAGQQGSVQSLYLEALTLVERLHRRLLDVIKDEFDRRGRADINSVQALLLYNIGDKELTAGELRTRGYYLGSNVSYNLKKLVELGFLDHQRSRVDRRSVRIRLTPQGQEVRRIVDALYQKHVKTVEQVGGISGDEFATLNKSLHRLERFWTDQILYRL, encoded by the coding sequence ATGATGAAAGCCGTCGCAACTGCGGCAGATACCGCAGAGCGCGTCGCCGGCCAGCAGGGGTCGGTGCAGTCGCTCTATCTGGAAGCATTGACTCTGGTGGAGCGGCTGCATCGCCGTCTCCTCGACGTCATCAAGGACGAGTTCGATCGCCGCGGTCGCGCCGACATCAACTCGGTGCAGGCGCTCTTGCTCTACAACATCGGCGACAAGGAGCTGACCGCGGGCGAGCTGCGCACGCGCGGCTACTATCTCGGCTCCAACGTCTCCTACAATCTGAAGAAGCTCGTCGAGCTCGGCTTTCTCGATCATCAGCGCTCGCGCGTCGATCGCCGCTCGGTGCGCATCCGCCTGACCCCGCAGGGCCAGGAAGTCCGTCGCATCGTCGATGCGCTCTACCAGAAGCACGTCAAGACGGTGGAGCAGGTCGGTGGCATCTCGGGCGACGAGTTCGCGACCCTCAACAAGTCGCTGCACCGTCTCGAGCGGTTCTGGACCGACCAGATCCTGTACCGGCTCTGA
- the glyA gene encoding serine hydroxymethyltransferase produces the protein MTSAKTASAPDSFFTASLEQADPEIAAAIKGELGRQRHEIELIASENIVSRAVLEAQGSVMTNKYAEGYPGARYYGGCEWVDVAENLAIDRAKKLFGANFANVQPNSGSQMNQAVFLALLQPGDTFMGLDLAAGGHLTHGSPVNMSGKWFKAAHYTVRREDQVIDMDAVAKQAEQVKPKLIIAGGSAYSRAWDFKRFREIADSVGAYLLVDMAHFAGLVAGGVHASPVPYAHVTTTTTHKSLRGPRGGLMLWNDETLTKKLNSAIFPGLQGGPLMHVIAAKAVAFGEALRPDFKVYAKNIVENAKALAETLKGHGLDIVSGGTDNHLMLVDLRPKGLKGNVSEKALVRAAITCNKNGIPFDPETPFVTSGLRLGTPAATTRGFGVAEFQQVGGMIAEVLNAIAQSSDGKAPLVEAAIKERVKALTDRFPIYQ, from the coding sequence ATGACGTCTGCCAAGACCGCCTCCGCGCCCGATTCGTTTTTCACCGCCTCGCTCGAGCAGGCCGACCCGGAAATCGCCGCCGCCATCAAGGGCGAGCTCGGCCGGCAACGCCATGAGATCGAGTTGATCGCCTCCGAAAACATCGTCAGCCGCGCCGTGCTGGAAGCGCAGGGCTCGGTGATGACGAACAAATATGCGGAAGGCTATCCGGGCGCGCGCTACTACGGCGGTTGCGAGTGGGTCGACGTCGCCGAGAACCTGGCGATCGATCGTGCCAAGAAGCTGTTCGGCGCGAACTTCGCCAACGTGCAGCCGAACTCGGGCAGCCAGATGAACCAGGCGGTGTTCCTGGCGCTGCTCCAGCCCGGCGACACCTTCATGGGCCTTGATCTGGCGGCCGGCGGCCATCTCACCCACGGTTCGCCCGTCAACATGAGCGGCAAATGGTTCAAGGCCGCGCACTACACCGTGCGCCGCGAGGACCAGGTCATCGACATGGACGCGGTGGCCAAACAGGCGGAGCAGGTCAAGCCGAAGCTGATCATCGCCGGTGGCTCGGCCTATTCGCGCGCCTGGGACTTTAAGCGCTTCCGCGAGATCGCGGATAGCGTCGGCGCGTATCTGCTGGTCGACATGGCGCACTTTGCCGGTCTCGTCGCCGGCGGCGTGCATGCTTCGCCCGTGCCGTACGCCCACGTCACCACCACCACGACGCATAAGTCGCTGCGCGGCCCGCGCGGCGGCCTCATGCTGTGGAATGACGAGACGCTGACCAAGAAGCTCAACTCGGCGATCTTCCCGGGCCTGCAGGGCGGCCCGTTGATGCATGTGATCGCAGCGAAGGCGGTCGCCTTCGGCGAGGCGCTACGTCCGGACTTCAAGGTCTATGCGAAGAACATCGTCGAGAACGCCAAGGCGCTGGCCGAGACGCTGAAGGGGCACGGGCTCGACATTGTCTCGGGCGGCACCGACAACCATCTGATGCTGGTGGACCTGCGGCCGAAAGGCCTGAAGGGCAATGTCTCGGAGAAGGCGCTGGTCCGCGCGGCCATTACCTGCAACAAGAACGGTATTCCCTTCGACCCCGAGACGCCCTTCGTCACCTCGGGCCTGCGCCTGGGCACGCCGGCAGCGACCACCCGCGGCTTCGGCGTTGCCGAGTTTCAGCAGGTCGGCGGTATGATCGCCGAAGTGCTCAACGCGATCGCGCAGTCCTCCGATGGCAAGGCGCCACTGGTGGAAGCCGCGATCAAGGAGCGCGTCAAGGCACTCACCGATCGGTTCCCGATCTATCAGTAA
- the nrdR gene encoding transcriptional regulator NrdR encodes MRCPNCNSLDTQVKDSRPTEDSSVIRRRRVCVACNFRFTTFERVQLRELTVIKRNGRRVPFDRDKLMRSVQISLRKRQVEPERVEKMVSTIVRELETGGEAEISSEVIGETVMEHLRTLDDVAYVRFASVYRNFREAKDFADVLGELSGEEEARLAAIRK; translated from the coding sequence ATGCGCTGTCCGAACTGCAACAGTCTCGATACGCAGGTAAAGGACTCGCGTCCGACCGAGGACTCTTCCGTGATTCGCAGGCGGCGCGTGTGCGTCGCCTGCAATTTCCGCTTCACGACCTTCGAGCGCGTGCAGCTTCGCGAGCTCACCGTGATCAAGCGCAACGGCCGCCGCGTGCCGTTCGACCGCGACAAGCTGATGCGCTCGGTGCAGATCTCGCTCCGAAAGCGGCAGGTCGAGCCGGAGCGGGTGGAGAAGATGGTCTCCACCATCGTGCGCGAGCTCGAGACGGGCGGTGAGGCCGAGATCTCCTCCGAGGTGATCGGCGAGACCGTGATGGAACATCTGCGCACGCTCGACGACGTCGCCTATGTGCGCTTCGCCTCGGTTTACCGCAATTTCCGCGAGGCGAAGGATTTCGCCGACGTGCTCGGCGAGCTCTCCGGTGAGGAGGAAGCGCGGCTCGCCGCGATCCGCAAATGA
- the ribD gene encoding bifunctional diaminohydroxyphosphoribosylaminopyrimidine deaminase/5-amino-6-(5-phosphoribosylamino)uracil reductase RibD translates to MIFRILEDQFAQKARESKDADRRFMHLALALGRRGQGRTWPNPAVGAVIVKDGVIVGRGWTQPGGRPHAEPEALRRAGEAARGATLYVTLEPCSHFGKSPPCVDAVIAAGIKRVVAAIEDPNPEVAGQGHARLRAAGIAVDVGLCAAEAAFDHAGHFRRIRDNRPHVILKLAVSPDGKIGAAGGKPVAITGETARNRVHLLRAQSDAILVGIGTVLADDPLLTCRLPGMAVRSPVRVVLDQSLRIPGSSQLVGTARETPLWVVGSELAEAAAATRLGAAGAQIVRVPPGNATGLDLPAVVRALAEKGVTRLMVEGGSRVAASFVTADLVDEVWLFRGAEDVGEGGVDALDALPLSKITQSQVFKVHASETFDKDTLTIYERA, encoded by the coding sequence ATGATCTTCCGCATCCTGGAGGATCAGTTCGCGCAAAAAGCCCGCGAGTCCAAGGACGCCGATCGCCGTTTCATGCACCTTGCATTGGCACTCGGTCGGCGCGGGCAAGGGCGCACCTGGCCGAACCCGGCCGTCGGCGCCGTCATCGTCAAGGACGGGGTGATCGTCGGGCGGGGCTGGACGCAACCCGGCGGACGTCCGCATGCCGAGCCCGAAGCGTTGCGGCGGGCAGGCGAGGCGGCACGGGGTGCCACGCTCTATGTCACGCTCGAGCCGTGCTCGCATTTCGGCAAGTCGCCGCCTTGTGTGGACGCGGTGATCGCCGCCGGCATCAAGCGGGTGGTGGCGGCGATCGAGGACCCCAATCCAGAGGTTGCAGGGCAGGGCCATGCGCGCTTGCGCGCCGCCGGCATCGCTGTTGATGTGGGTCTGTGCGCGGCAGAGGCCGCTTTCGACCACGCCGGCCATTTCCGTCGTATCCGGGACAATCGCCCGCATGTGATCCTGAAGCTCGCGGTCTCGCCTGACGGCAAGATCGGTGCAGCCGGTGGCAAGCCGGTGGCGATCACGGGGGAAACCGCGCGCAATCGCGTGCATCTGCTGCGCGCGCAGAGCGACGCTATCCTGGTGGGCATCGGCACGGTGCTGGCGGACGATCCGCTCCTCACCTGCCGCCTGCCGGGCATGGCGGTACGTTCGCCGGTGCGCGTGGTGCTCGACCAGAGTCTGCGGATTCCGGGATCGAGCCAACTTGTCGGTACCGCGCGCGAGACACCGCTCTGGGTGGTTGGCTCGGAGCTTGCGGAAGCGGCGGCCGCCACCCGGCTGGGCGCGGCCGGGGCGCAGATCGTCCGCGTGCCGCCCGGCAACGCAACGGGGCTCGATCTGCCGGCCGTGGTGCGTGCGCTCGCCGAGAAGGGCGTCACGCGGCTGATGGTCGAGGGCGGCAGCCGTGTCGCGGCCTCGTTCGTCACGGCTGACCTCGTCGACGAGGTCTGGCTGTTCCGCGGAGCGGAAGACGTTGGCGAGGGCGGCGTCGATGCGCTCGATGCATTGCCCCTGTCGAAAATCACGCAGTCGCAGGTCTTCAAGGTTCATGCTAGCGAGACGTTCGACAAGGATACTCTCACGATCTACGAGCGCGCCTAA
- a CDS encoding riboflavin synthase, which produces MFTGIVTDIGEIVSLTPTAQGQLHRLRVACRYDRATIADGASIACNGVCLTVVASGIDGDRTWFDVDAAAETLALTTAKHWKVGTKLNLERALKIGDELGGHIVAGHADGIATIVSREDLPDMARFELRTTRELARFIATKGSITLDGVSLTINTVADVTFSVLIIPHTLTVTTIGGWKAGSEVNIEVDLMARYAARLTEMK; this is translated from the coding sequence ATGTTCACCGGCATTGTCACCGATATCGGCGAGATCGTCAGCCTGACGCCGACCGCGCAGGGGCAGTTGCATCGCCTGCGCGTCGCCTGCCGCTACGATCGCGCGACCATCGCCGATGGCGCCTCGATCGCGTGCAACGGCGTCTGCCTGACGGTGGTTGCTTCCGGCATTGATGGCGACAGGACCTGGTTCGATGTCGATGCCGCCGCCGAGACGCTGGCGCTGACCACGGCGAAGCATTGGAAGGTGGGCACCAAGCTCAATCTCGAGCGCGCGCTCAAGATCGGCGACGAGCTCGGCGGCCATATCGTCGCCGGCCATGCCGACGGGATCGCGACGATCGTCAGCCGCGAGGACCTGCCCGACATGGCGCGGTTCGAGCTGCGCACGACGCGCGAGCTTGCACGCTTCATCGCCACCAAGGGCTCAATCACGCTCGACGGCGTGTCGCTGACGATCAATACGGTGGCCGACGTGACCTTTTCGGTCCTGATCATCCCGCACACGCTGACGGTCACGACCATCGGCGGCTGGAAGGCGGGGAGCGAGGTCAATATCGAGGTCGACCTGATGGCCCGCTACGCGGCGCGCCTGACGGAAATGAAGTGA
- the ribH gene encoding 6,7-dimethyl-8-ribityllumazine synthase — protein MADARRAPLKDQTDISGARALIVEARFYDDLQDALLEGAVAELKAAGVTHDVITVPGALEIPAAVAIAVDAAAANGKPYDAVVALGCVIRGDTIHFEIVSQESSRALMDLAVSRKLPLGNGILTVNTEAQAWARARASELNKGGDAARAALAMLRIKRRLARA, from the coding sequence ATGGCAGACGCGCGGCGCGCACCCCTGAAGGACCAGACCGACATCTCCGGCGCGCGCGCGCTGATCGTCGAGGCACGGTTCTATGACGATCTGCAGGATGCGCTATTGGAGGGCGCCGTGGCCGAGCTGAAGGCGGCGGGCGTGACCCATGACGTGATCACGGTTCCCGGCGCGCTGGAGATTCCGGCGGCGGTCGCGATCGCGGTCGACGCGGCTGCGGCGAACGGCAAGCCCTATGACGCGGTGGTCGCGCTCGGCTGCGTGATCCGCGGCGACACCATCCATTTCGAGATCGTTTCGCAGGAATCCTCGCGCGCGCTGATGGATCTTGCGGTTTCGCGGAAACTGCCGCTCGGCAACGGCATTCTTACCGTCAACACCGAAGCGCAGGCCTGGGCGCGGGCGCGAGCAAGCGAACTGAACAAGGGCGGCGATGCCGCGCGGGCCGCACTGGCCATGCTGCGCATCAAACGCCGCCTGGCGCGGGCCTGA
- the nusB gene encoding transcription antitermination factor NusB, giving the protein MADNGKKQAGGLEKKANRRGAARLAAVQALYQMDIAGAGINDIFAEFESHWLGNEVEGDKYLPAEAAFFRDVVSGVVRDQKKLDPLIDEALSKGWPLKRIEAILRAVLRAGAYELQHRKDVPGRVVVSEYVDVANAFVDREETGMVNAVLDQIGRQFRGDEFGRG; this is encoded by the coding sequence ATGGCTGACAATGGCAAAAAGCAGGCCGGCGGTCTGGAGAAGAAAGCGAACCGGCGCGGTGCGGCGCGGCTCGCCGCGGTCCAGGCGTTGTACCAGATGGACATCGCGGGCGCCGGCATCAACGACATCTTCGCCGAGTTCGAGAGCCACTGGCTCGGTAACGAGGTCGAGGGCGACAAGTACCTGCCGGCGGAAGCGGCGTTCTTCCGGGACGTCGTCTCGGGCGTGGTGCGCGACCAGAAGAAGCTCGATCCCCTGATCGACGAAGCGTTATCGAAGGGCTGGCCGCTCAAGCGCATCGAGGCGATCCTGCGCGCGGTGCTGCGGGCCGGGGCGTATGAGCTTCAACACCGCAAGGACGTTCCGGGTCGCGTCGTCGTCTCCGAATATGTCGACGTCGCCAATGCCTTCGTCGATCGCGAGGAGACCGGCATGGTCAACGCGGTGCTCGACCAGATCGGCCGCCAGTTTCGCGGTGACGAGTTCGGGCGGGGGTAG
- the thiL gene encoding thiamine-phosphate kinase — MTNTRDTSAEDSLIARYFKPLATDPGAFGLVDDAAILRSSSEDIVVTTDAVVEGVHYLADDPPGTVARKALRVNLSDLAAKAAVPAGFVLTLALRSKEDAWLGAFADALGEDAKAFACPLLGGDTVSTPGPQMISITAFGRVPHGRMVSRTGARLGDRILVTGTIGDAALGLDILKGGAAAQALASDPRAEEMLVSRYRVPQPRNPLAEAVRDHATAAMDVSDGLAGDLTKLCAASGVSATIEVASVPLSAAAAGLVARNAVGIETLLSGGDDYEVLCTVPAAQSDALIAAGRAVGVAVTAIGTIVEGSERPRFLDGQGKELVLQRLSYSHF, encoded by the coding sequence ATGACTAACACGCGAGACACCTCGGCCGAAGACTCCCTGATCGCGCGCTATTTCAAGCCGCTGGCGACTGATCCCGGTGCGTTCGGCCTCGTCGATGATGCCGCCATCCTGAGATCATCCAGCGAGGACATCGTCGTCACCACCGACGCCGTGGTCGAAGGTGTGCATTATCTTGCCGACGATCCGCCCGGCACCGTCGCACGCAAGGCGCTGCGGGTGAATCTGTCCGATCTCGCCGCCAAGGCGGCGGTGCCAGCCGGCTTCGTGCTGACGCTGGCGCTACGCAGCAAGGAGGATGCCTGGCTCGGGGCGTTCGCGGATGCGCTCGGCGAGGACGCGAAGGCGTTCGCATGCCCGCTGCTCGGCGGCGACACGGTGTCGACGCCGGGACCGCAGATGATCTCGATCACCGCCTTCGGCCGGGTGCCGCACGGACGGATGGTCAGCCGCACCGGTGCTAGGCTCGGCGATCGCATCCTGGTGACGGGGACGATCGGCGATGCCGCGCTCGGCCTCGACATTCTCAAGGGCGGGGCGGCTGCCCAGGCGCTGGCCTCCGATCCGCGTGCGGAGGAGATGCTGGTGTCGCGCTATCGCGTGCCGCAGCCGCGCAACCCGCTGGCAGAGGCAGTGCGCGACCACGCGACCGCAGCGATGGATGTCTCGGACGGGCTGGCCGGCGATTTGACGAAGCTCTGCGCAGCATCGGGCGTCTCGGCGACCATTGAGGTCGCGAGCGTGCCGCTGTCCGCTGCAGCAGCCGGCTTGGTTGCGCGCAATGCCGTCGGCATCGAGACGCTGCTTTCCGGGGGCGACGACTACGAGGTGTTGTGCACTGTCCCGGCCGCCCAAAGCGATGCGCTGATTGCCGCGGGGCGGGCGGTGGGCGTTGCGGTGACGGCCATCGGCACGATCGTCGAAGGCTCCGAGCGGCCGCGTTTCCTGGACGGCCAGGGCAAGGAACTGGTGCTGCAGCGGCTGTCCTACAGCCACTTCTAG
- a CDS encoding sodium-translocating pyrophosphatase has protein sequence MTALWLIVLCGVLSVVYAIWATSSVLGADAGSPRMQEIAGAVREGAQAYLRRQYTTIGLVGIVIFVLLAYFLGVYVAIGFAIGAVLSGAAGFIGMNVSVRANVRTAQAATTSLAGGLELAFKAGAITGLLVAGLALLGVTLYFGFLVHSLKLAPDSRTVVDAMVALGFGASLISIFARLGGGIFTKGADVGGDLVGKVEAGIPEDDPRNPATIADNVGDNVGDCAGMAADLFETYAVTAVATMVLAAIFFAKTPILANMMTLPLAIGGICIITSIIGTFFVKLGPSQSIMGALYKGLIATGILSLIGIALVIYYLIGFGKLEGVEYTGMALFECGVVGLVVTALIIWITEYYTGTDYRPVKSIAKASVTGHGTNVIQGLAVSMEATALPAIVIIAGILVTYSLAGLFGIAIATATMLALAGMIVALDAFGPVTDNAGGIAEMAGLPKEVRKSTDALDAVGNTTKAVTKGYAIGSAGLGALVLFAAYNQDLKFFVAGSAQHAYFAGVNPDFSLNNPYVVVGLLFGGLLPYLFGALGMTAVGRAASAIVEEVRRQFREKPGIMQGTDKPDYGKAVDLLTKAAIKEMVIPSLLPVLSPIVVYFVIYAIAGGGAAGKSAAFSAVGAMLLGVIVTGLFVAISMTSGGGAWDNAKKYIEDGHFGGKGSDAHKSAVTGDTVGDPYKDTAGPAVNPMIKITNIVALLLLAILAH, from the coding sequence ATGACAGCATTATGGTTGATAGTGCTCTGCGGAGTGCTTTCCGTCGTCTACGCGATCTGGGCGACGTCTTCGGTGTTGGGCGCGGATGCGGGGTCACCGCGCATGCAGGAGATTGCGGGAGCGGTGCGCGAAGGCGCACAGGCCTACCTGCGGCGCCAGTACACCACGATCGGTCTCGTCGGCATCGTCATCTTCGTGCTGCTTGCCTATTTCCTCGGAGTCTATGTCGCGATTGGTTTCGCCATCGGCGCCGTCCTGTCGGGGGCGGCCGGCTTTATCGGCATGAACGTCTCGGTCCGCGCCAATGTGCGCACCGCCCAGGCCGCGACGACGTCTCTGGCCGGCGGCCTCGAACTCGCCTTCAAGGCGGGTGCGATCACTGGTCTCCTGGTGGCGGGTCTCGCGCTGCTCGGCGTGACCCTCTATTTCGGCTTCCTGGTCCATTCGCTGAAGCTCGCGCCCGATAGCCGCACCGTGGTTGACGCCATGGTGGCGCTCGGTTTCGGTGCCTCTCTGATCTCGATCTTCGCGCGTCTCGGCGGCGGCATCTTCACCAAGGGTGCGGACGTCGGCGGCGACCTCGTCGGCAAGGTCGAGGCGGGCATCCCGGAGGACGATCCGCGCAACCCGGCGACTATCGCCGATAACGTCGGCGATAACGTCGGTGACTGCGCCGGCATGGCAGCCGACCTGTTTGAGACCTATGCGGTGACCGCGGTCGCCACCATGGTGCTGGCGGCGATCTTCTTCGCCAAGACACCGATCCTCGCCAACATGATGACGCTGCCGCTCGCGATCGGCGGCATTTGCATCATCACCTCGATCATCGGCACCTTCTTCGTGAAGCTCGGGCCGAGCCAGTCGATCATGGGCGCGCTCTACAAGGGCCTGATCGCTACTGGCATCCTGTCGTTGATCGGCATCGCGCTGGTGATCTACTACCTGATCGGCTTCGGCAAGCTCGAGGGTGTCGAGTACACCGGCATGGCGCTGTTCGAGTGCGGCGTCGTCGGCCTCGTCGTCACCGCGCTGATCATCTGGATCACCGAATACTACACCGGCACCGACTATCGCCCGGTGAAGTCGATCGCCAAGGCCTCGGTGACCGGTCACGGCACCAACGTGATCCAGGGCCTTGCGGTCTCGATGGAGGCGACCGCACTGCCCGCGATTGTCATCATCGCCGGCATCCTGGTCACCTACAGCCTTGCCGGCCTGTTCGGCATCGCGATCGCGACCGCCACCATGTTGGCGCTGGCCGGGATGATCGTCGCGCTCGACGCCTTCGGTCCCGTCACCGACAATGCCGGCGGCATCGCCGAGATGGCGGGCCTGCCGAAGGAGGTGCGCAAGTCAACCGACGCGCTCGATGCGGTCGGCAACACCACCAAGGCGGTGACCAAGGGCTACGCGATCGGCTCCGCCGGTCTCGGCGCCCTGGTGCTGTTCGCAGCCTACAACCAGGACCTCAAGTTCTTCGTCGCGGGGTCCGCACAGCACGCCTACTTCGCCGGCGTCAATCCGGACTTCTCGCTCAACAATCCCTACGTCGTGGTGGGCCTGCTGTTCGGCGGCCTGCTGCCGTATCTCTTCGGCGCACTGGGCATGACCGCGGTCGGCCGTGCGGCCAGCGCGATCGTGGAGGAAGTGCGACGTCAGTTCCGCGAGAAGCCCGGCATCATGCAGGGCACTGACAAGCCGGACTACGGCAAGGCGGTCGACCTGCTCACCAAGGCGGCGATCAAGGAGATGGTCATCCCCTCGCTGCTGCCGGTGCTGTCGCCGATCGTCGTCTACTTCGTGATCTACGCAATTGCGGGCGGGGGGGCGGCCGGCAAGTCGGCCGCGTTCTCGGCGGTGGGCGCGATGCTGCTGGGCGTGATCGTGACGGGTCTGTTCGTCGCCATCTCGATGACCTCGGGCGGCGGCGCTTGGGACAACGCCAAGAAGTACATCGAGGACGGCCATTTCGGCGGCAAGGGCTCTGACGCCCACAAGTCCGCGGTGACCGGCGACACCGTCGGCGATCCCTACAAGGATACGGCCGGCCCGGCGGTGAACCCGATGATCAAGATCACCAACATCGTGGCGCTGTTGCTGCTCGCGATCCTGGCGCACTGA
- a CDS encoding tripartite tricarboxylate transporter substrate binding protein, whose product MPKLLLSRRSVLAGAAGLSAAAILPRSSLADWKPTENVRLIVPAAAGGSTDVMGRLLAAHLQTAWGQSAFVENRSGGGGTIGTAEVVRAKPDGHTILIGNPGPNAIAYSIFKNLSYKPDQLQPVSNMIRIPNIVSAHPKTGIKSVDELIAYLKANPDKLSYASSGVGQSPHLTGAWFLQLTGLKMTHIPFRGAGPALQAALAGDIQILFDNLYPSLPQVQNGALNGLCVTTTERSDLAPNLPTMRESAPELANFDVSSWFAVFLPKGVPAPVLEALNLQVKAMLERDEIKKQIAAMGARADYGSPQQFAGFVDAETKKFAGIIQKEGLQMDVQ is encoded by the coding sequence GTGCCCAAATTGTTGTTGTCCCGCCGTAGCGTGCTCGCCGGTGCTGCCGGTCTTTCGGCCGCAGCCATCCTGCCGCGATCGAGCCTTGCGGACTGGAAGCCGACCGAGAATGTCCGCCTCATCGTGCCGGCCGCGGCCGGCGGATCGACCGACGTCATGGGCCGGCTGCTCGCCGCTCATTTGCAAACCGCCTGGGGCCAGTCGGCCTTCGTGGAAAATCGCTCCGGCGGCGGTGGCACGATCGGTACGGCGGAAGTGGTCCGCGCCAAGCCGGACGGCCACACCATCCTGATCGGCAATCCGGGGCCGAACGCGATCGCCTACAGCATCTTCAAGAATCTCTCGTATAAGCCGGACCAGCTCCAGCCGGTCTCCAACATGATCCGGATCCCGAACATCGTGTCGGCGCATCCGAAGACCGGCATCAAGTCGGTCGACGAGCTGATCGCCTATCTCAAGGCCAATCCGGACAAGCTCAGCTACGCCTCCTCCGGCGTCGGCCAGAGCCCGCATCTCACCGGCGCCTGGTTCCTGCAGCTCACGGGACTGAAGATGACGCACATCCCATTCCGCGGCGCCGGCCCCGCGCTGCAGGCCGCCCTTGCCGGCGACATCCAGATCCTGTTCGATAACCTCTATCCTAGCCTGCCGCAGGTGCAGAACGGCGCGCTCAACGGGCTCTGCGTGACCACGACCGAGCGCAGCGACCTCGCGCCGAACCTGCCGACCATGCGCGAGAGCGCGCCGGAGCTGGCCAATTTCGACGTGTCGTCCTGGTTCGCGGTGTTCCTGCCGAAGGGCGTCCCCGCCCCTGTGCTCGAGGCGCTCAACCTCCAGGTCAAGGCGATGCTGGAACGCGACGAGATCAAGAAGCAGATTGCCGCCATGGGCGCCCGTGCTGACTACGGCAGCCCGCAACAGTTTGCCGGCTTTGTGGACGCCGAGACGAAGAAGTTCGCGGGCATCATCCAGAAGGAAGGCCTGCAGATGGACGTGCAGTAG
- a CDS encoding outer membrane protein assembly factor BamE, whose protein sequence is MTTMNQTRLRASEPRGLHARWRALRLFAAAALVGAALAGCTGEQFQKGYILPPGALEQIPIGASQDQVLIVMGTPSTVATLDGEVFYYISQRSERPVAFMNQKVVDQRVIAIYFDKNRRVRRLANYGLQDGKIFDFISRTTPTSGQEMSYLTPLFKLLSFN, encoded by the coding sequence ATGACGACAATGAATCAGACCCGCCTGCGCGCAAGTGAGCCGCGCGGTCTTCATGCGCGCTGGCGCGCGTTGCGCCTGTTTGCGGCCGCCGCCCTCGTCGGCGCGGCGCTTGCGGGCTGCACCGGCGAGCAATTCCAGAAGGGCTACATCCTGCCGCCAGGCGCGCTCGAGCAGATTCCGATCGGCGCGAGCCAGGACCAGGTGCTGATCGTGATGGGCACACCCTCGACGGTCGCCACCCTCGACGGTGAGGTCTTCTACTACATCTCCCAGCGCTCCGAACGCCCGGTCGCCTTCATGAACCAGAAGGTTGTCGACCAGCGCGTGATCGCGATCTATTTCGACAAGAACCGGCGCGTGCGCCGCCTTGCGAACTATGGCCTCCAGGACGGCAAGATCTTCGACTTCATCAGCCGCACCACGCCGACCTCGGGCCAGGAGATGAGCTACCTCACGCCGCTGTTCAAGCTGCTCAGCTTCAACTGA
- a CDS encoding ubiquinol-cytochrome C chaperone family protein produces the protein MVWPFNHFRKPRLAPRGTIEAIYGMIVTQAREPIFYRELGVPDTVNGRFDLLLLHLCLLLRRLRAARDGAALSQALFDRFCEDMDDNLREMGVGDQTVPKRMRAFGEAFYGRAQAYDRAMDEGGEALASAISKNILNGTGMEQARQLAAYAQATEADLGRADESALLLASFEFPPPLREGATP, from the coding sequence ATGGTTTGGCCGTTCAATCACTTCAGGAAACCCCGGCTAGCCCCGCGCGGCACCATTGAAGCCATCTATGGCATGATCGTGACGCAGGCGCGAGAACCCATATTTTACCGGGAGTTGGGCGTCCCGGATACGGTTAATGGCCGATTCGACCTGTTGCTGCTGCATTTGTGCTTGTTGCTGCGGCGCCTGCGGGCGGCCCGGGACGGTGCGGCGCTGTCTCAGGCGCTGTTCGACCGCTTCTGCGAGGACATGGACGACAATCTGCGCGAGATGGGCGTCGGCGACCAGACCGTCCCGAAGCGGATGCGCGCCTTCGGCGAGGCCTTTTATGGCCGCGCACAGGCCTATGACCGGGCGATGGATGAGGGCGGCGAAGCGCTGGCATCGGCGATTTCAAAGAATATCTTGAATGGCACCGGGATGGAGCAGGCGCGCCAGCTTGCCGCTTATGCCCAGGCGACCGAGGCTGATCTCGGCCGGGCCGACGAGTCGGCGCTGCTGCTCGCGTCATTCGAATTTCCACCACCGCTTCGGGAGGGTGCGACACCATGA